Proteins from one Thermoanaerobaculia bacterium genomic window:
- a CDS encoding S-layer homology domain-containing protein — translation MNRKYGAFFEATLVAGYLFAAGPRSASASPAAPAGCPAFPAPVVAYLKGLAIDPHVLHEKRRRARRDMIEESPYDVCLHREWLALQAGVAPTTASATATEGETDAALAPMSATVGTNIAPPTVLPPIGSGGVPGYQGETAISVNPDDPLRIVGHANTFYQDPAAACQAPAPNAGKTFGTMALFGSNDGGVSWHYNCAPWPSDATGSISGAAAFFGSDPALDWDSSGNAYAVYLLIDQNSTGTADGSAIAIAKSTDSGLSWSPLGVIVDNLSNSSLFEDKEFVAIDRSGGAHDGRIYVIWDENNAERIAYSDTGATGSWTTVVLDTNICIGADVKVGADGTVYAVWNRLGFRGNAQSSETTVFAKSVNGGATWSSAATVATHRLFSFGSNNTPPAQNQRGVNAFPSLDVDRNAASAFLGRLYVTYADFPVGTTSGNNLDVYLKSSSNGGTTWTSDPGVLVNDDGGSSTQFFPWLAVDASDGTVNLSWYDTRNDSVNNRKTQFFYGRSSDGGASVEANVLLTDGGSNFVNHVSYCDENSTDNTSFNPNQYGDYSGISANDRQVHALWTDSRNLYPGHPDGRLEDVATTTLVNCSPPFWPGGSGYGVVCGPSGNTVTWSLPAWGTNATGGTFSVNRFTDGSCTAGKTVLASGLSAGTTEYLDTTASPGAVYTYSVTATNDCPGTALTPMSADSTCAPVSSNLVATVAADGSTILQAGCHPSVTLTASPSGGSYLWSPGGETTQSIVKAISGGSDSNLVTVTLDGCSARAPAPLTTVVTVIVLVNASGPTTFCEGGSVTLEAAAGAASYLWSPGGQTTQNITVTTSGSYSVQTTDSNGCIANSTPVLVTVTPKLTATASGSATICTGASATLSGSGGTSCSWSPSTGLDNASSCSPHSSPSSTTTYTLTVSGAGSCSSTNAPTVTVTVKAKPTAVASGSATICAGTSTALSGSGGTSCSWLPTTGLDNAASCAPNANPSSTTTYTLTVASNGCSSTNSPTATVTVRPLPTPTPSTLPGGAVSVPYSQTIGSSTGTAPFSFAVVLGTLPAGLGIGSSTGTIAGTPTTAQDASFTIRVTDANGCFKDKAYGIPVTNLAAQLESVEGRSPYPPSGAEPNGVLEPGETSVPFAPSWKNVGSTTASAVSGALANFSGPTNGTVSYAISKAAASYGALAAGAANSCGADCYTLGLTAATRPAAHWDATVTETLSSGQSHTWTLHVGKSFGDVAPTNGFYSYVETIFHAGITTGTSPGLFSPAGKTRRDQMATFIARAHLGSDAAIPVSGTVPGRGSYNCASGGNSLFSDVAVGTVFCRSIHWVAAQGLSFGCTDGTQFVSTFCPAGGITRGTMATFIARDLAGGDASVPGSAPDPGNGRSYNCTDGQPNAFPDVSDSSPICKHVYYIWSKNIVDGFTNGNYGPAGIVVRSQMAKFLVNAYTLTISGP, via the coding sequence TTGAACAGAAAATATGGCGCGTTCTTCGAGGCGACGCTCGTCGCCGGATACCTCTTTGCGGCCGGCCCGCGCTCCGCATCGGCGAGTCCGGCCGCCCCGGCCGGCTGCCCGGCGTTCCCCGCCCCCGTCGTCGCGTATCTGAAGGGTCTCGCGATCGACCCGCATGTCCTCCACGAAAAGCGCCGGCGCGCCCGCCGCGACATGATCGAGGAGTCCCCCTACGACGTGTGCCTGCACCGGGAATGGCTCGCTCTCCAGGCAGGGGTCGCGCCGACCACGGCGTCCGCGACGGCGACGGAGGGAGAAACCGATGCCGCTCTCGCTCCGATGTCGGCGACCGTCGGAACGAACATCGCTCCGCCGACCGTCCTCCCGCCGATCGGCAGCGGCGGAGTGCCCGGCTATCAGGGCGAGACCGCGATCTCCGTGAATCCGGATGACCCGCTCCGTATCGTCGGACACGCGAACACTTTCTACCAGGACCCGGCCGCGGCGTGCCAGGCGCCGGCGCCGAACGCGGGGAAGACGTTCGGCACGATGGCGCTCTTCGGCTCCAACGACGGCGGCGTGAGCTGGCATTACAACTGCGCTCCGTGGCCCTCCGACGCGACCGGCTCGATCAGCGGCGCCGCGGCGTTCTTCGGCAGCGATCCGGCGCTCGACTGGGACTCCTCCGGCAACGCCTACGCCGTCTATCTGCTCATCGACCAGAACAGCACGGGAACCGCCGACGGGAGCGCGATCGCGATCGCGAAGTCGACCGACAGCGGGCTTTCCTGGTCGCCCCTCGGCGTGATCGTCGACAACCTGTCGAACTCCTCGCTTTTCGAAGACAAGGAATTCGTCGCGATCGACCGCAGCGGCGGCGCGCATGACGGGCGGATCTATGTGATCTGGGACGAGAACAACGCCGAGCGGATCGCCTACTCGGACACGGGCGCGACCGGCTCCTGGACGACCGTCGTCCTCGACACCAACATCTGCATCGGGGCCGACGTCAAGGTGGGAGCCGACGGGACCGTGTATGCCGTGTGGAACCGCCTCGGTTTCCGCGGCAACGCGCAGAGCTCGGAGACGACGGTCTTCGCGAAGTCGGTCAACGGAGGCGCGACCTGGAGCTCCGCGGCGACCGTCGCCACGCATCGCCTCTTCTCCTTCGGATCGAACAACACGCCCCCGGCGCAGAATCAACGGGGCGTCAACGCCTTTCCGTCGCTCGACGTCGACCGCAATGCCGCGTCGGCGTTCCTCGGACGTCTCTACGTGACCTATGCGGACTTTCCGGTCGGGACGACCTCGGGAAACAATCTCGACGTTTATCTGAAGAGCTCGAGCAACGGCGGAACGACCTGGACGAGCGATCCCGGCGTCCTCGTCAACGACGACGGCGGATCTTCGACGCAGTTCTTCCCCTGGCTCGCCGTCGACGCGTCCGACGGAACCGTCAACCTCTCCTGGTACGACACCCGCAACGATTCCGTCAACAACCGGAAGACCCAGTTCTTCTACGGCCGTTCGTCCGACGGAGGCGCATCGGTCGAGGCCAACGTCCTGCTCACCGACGGCGGGTCGAATTTCGTCAATCACGTGTCCTACTGCGACGAGAACTCGACGGACAACACGAGCTTCAATCCCAACCAGTACGGCGACTACTCGGGAATCTCGGCCAACGACCGGCAGGTCCACGCGCTCTGGACGGATTCCCGCAATCTCTACCCCGGTCATCCCGACGGACGCCTCGAGGACGTCGCGACCACGACCCTCGTCAACTGCTCGCCGCCCTTCTGGCCCGGCGGAAGCGGGTACGGAGTCGTGTGCGGTCCTTCGGGAAATACCGTCACATGGTCGCTTCCGGCGTGGGGAACGAACGCGACCGGCGGGACGTTCTCCGTCAACCGATTCACCGACGGCTCGTGCACGGCGGGAAAAACGGTCCTCGCCTCGGGCCTCTCCGCGGGAACGACGGAGTACCTCGACACGACGGCGTCGCCGGGCGCGGTGTATACCTACTCCGTCACCGCGACGAACGACTGTCCCGGGACGGCGTTGACGCCGATGTCCGCGGACTCGACATGCGCGCCGGTCTCATCGAATCTGGTTGCGACCGTCGCGGCGGACGGATCGACCATTCTCCAAGCGGGATGCCACCCGAGCGTGACGCTGACGGCGAGCCCGTCGGGGGGCTCGTATCTGTGGTCGCCGGGCGGAGAAACCACACAATCGATCGTCAAGGCGATAAGCGGCGGCTCCGACTCGAACTTGGTGACTGTCACCCTCGACGGGTGTTCGGCCAGAGCCCCGGCGCCGCTGACCACGGTGGTTACCGTCATCGTCCTCGTCAACGCCAGCGGCCCCACCACGTTTTGCGAAGGTGGCAGCGTGACGCTCGAGGCTGCCGCCGGCGCGGCTTCGTATCTCTGGTCGCCCGGCGGCCAGACGACGCAGAACATCACCGTGACGACCTCCGGAAGCTACTCGGTTCAGACCACCGACAGCAACGGCTGTATTGCGAACTCGACTCCGGTTCTCGTCACGGTCACTCCGAAACTCACTGCGACAGCTTCCGGATCGGCGACGATCTGCACCGGCGCCTCGGCGACGCTCTCCGGTTCGGGCGGGACGAGCTGCTCGTGGAGCCCCTCGACCGGCCTCGACAACGCGTCGAGCTGCTCCCCGCATTCATCGCCGTCTTCGACGACGACGTATACGCTCACCGTCTCCGGCGCCGGGTCCTGCTCCTCGACCAACGCCCCGACCGTCACGGTCACCGTCAAGGCCAAGCCGACCGCGGTCGCGTCCGGATCGGCGACCATTTGCGCCGGTACCTCGACCGCGCTTTCCGGCTCCGGCGGGACGAGCTGCTCCTGGCTCCCGACGACCGGCCTCGACAATGCCGCGAGCTGTGCGCCCAACGCGAACCCCTCCTCCACGACGACATACACGCTGACCGTCGCATCCAACGGCTGCTCCTCGACGAACTCCCCCACCGCGACGGTCACGGTTCGTCCGCTGCCCACGCCGACGCCGTCGACTCTCCCCGGCGGAGCGGTCTCGGTCCCCTATTCGCAGACGATCGGCAGCTCGACCGGCACGGCGCCGTTCTCCTTCGCCGTCGTCCTGGGGACCCTTCCGGCCGGCCTGGGGATCGGCAGCTCGACGGGCACGATCGCCGGAACCCCGACGACCGCGCAGGACGCGAGCTTCACGATCCGGGTCACCGACGCGAACGGCTGCTTCAAGGACAAGGCCTACGGCATCCCTGTCACGAACCTCGCGGCGCAGCTCGAATCGGTGGAGGGCCGCTCGCCCTATCCTCCGTCCGGCGCGGAGCCCAACGGCGTCCTCGAGCCGGGCGAGACGTCCGTGCCGTTCGCCCCGTCCTGGAAGAACGTCGGCTCGACGACGGCGTCGGCCGTCTCCGGGGCCCTGGCGAACTTCTCCGGCCCGACGAACGGGACCGTGTCGTACGCGATCTCGAAGGCCGCCGCGTCGTACGGCGCCCTCGCCGCCGGCGCCGCCAATTCCTGCGGCGCCGACTGCTACACGCTCGGCCTGACGGCCGCGACCCGTCCGGCGGCTCACTGGGACGCGACCGTCACCGAGACCCTCTCGAGCGGCCAGTCTCACACGTGGACGCTCCACGTGGGGAAGAGCTTCGGCGACGTGGCGCCGACGAACGGGTTCTATTCGTACGTCGAGACCATCTTCCACGCCGGCATCACGACGGGAACGTCGCCGGGCCTCTTTTCTCCCGCGGGGAAGACGCGGCGGGACCAGATGGCGACCTTCATCGCGCGCGCCCACCTCGGCAGCGACGCCGCGATTCCGGTGTCGGGCACGGTCCCCGGGCGCGGTTCCTACAACTGCGCTTCGGGCGGAAACTCGCTGTTCTCCGACGTCGCGGTCGGCACCGTGTTCTGCCGGAGCATCCACTGGGTGGCCGCGCAAGGCCTGTCGTTCGGGTGCACGGACGGGACCCAGTTCGTCTCCACCTTCTGTCCCGCGGGGGGCATCACCCGCGGCACGATGGCGACCTTCATCGCGCGCGATCTCGCCGGCGGCGACGCGAGCGTCCCCGGGAGCGCGCCCGATCCCGGCAACGGGCGCTCGTATAATTGCACCGATGGGCAGCCGAACGCGTTCCCCGACGTCTCCGACTCGAGTCCGATCTGCAAGCACGTGTATTACATCTGGTCCAAGAACATCGTCGACGGATTCACCAACGGCAACTACGGTCCCGCCGGGATCGTCGTGCGCAGCCAGATGGCGAAGTTCCTCGTCAACGCGTATACGCTGACCATCAGCGGACCATGA
- a CDS encoding c-type cytochrome, which yields MKNWKPILLAAGLAAGAAALIAASPKAAPKAAAMKTARSGSAAIARGKYLVSVLACNDCHTPKKMGPNGPEIDMTKMLIGYVGKELSAPPASGPWIAHTTDQFTAWAGPWGISYAKNLTPDENTGIGSWSEETFVKAIRTGKHMGVSRPILPPMPWNVYVNLTDADLKAVYAYLRSLPPVHNPQPDPTPPPPAPAGQKP from the coding sequence ATGAAGAACTGGAAACCCATTCTCCTCGCGGCGGGTCTCGCCGCCGGCGCCGCGGCTCTCATCGCCGCGTCGCCAAAAGCCGCGCCGAAGGCCGCGGCGATGAAGACCGCACGCTCCGGCTCCGCCGCCATCGCGCGCGGGAAATACCTCGTGTCGGTTCTGGCGTGCAACGACTGCCACACGCCCAAGAAGATGGGGCCGAACGGACCGGAGATCGACATGACGAAGATGCTGATCGGCTACGTCGGCAAAGAACTCTCGGCGCCGCCGGCGTCCGGCCCCTGGATTGCGCATACGACCGACCAGTTCACCGCATGGGCCGGCCCGTGGGGAATCAGCTACGCGAAGAACCTGACGCCGGACGAGAACACGGGGATCGGGAGCTGGTCTGAGGAAACGTTCGTCAAGGCGATCCGGACGGGCAAGCACATGGGCGTGTCGCGGCCGATCCTGCCGCCGATGCCGTGGAACGTGTACGTGAACCTCACGGACGCGGACCTCAAGGCGGTCTACGCATACCTTCGTTCGCTTCCCCCGGTCCACAACCCTCAGCCGGACCCGACGCCGCCCCCGCCGGCGCCCGCCGGGCAGAAGCCGTAG
- a CDS encoding UdgX family uracil-DNA binding protein (This protein belongs to the uracil DNA glycosylase superfamily, members of which act in excision repair of DNA. However, it belongs more specifically to UdgX branch, whose founding member was found to bind uracil in DNA (where it does not belong), without cleaving it, appears to promote DNA repair by a pathway involving RecA, rather than base excision.), whose protein sequence is MPAPAETASPLVPARPTLASLRAAAAKCRACDLWKRGTQTVFGEGARGARVLFVGEQPGDQEDLAGRPFVGPSGRLLDEAMEEAGIDRRAAYVTNAVKHFKWEPRGKRRIHKKPNAREIAACKPWLAAEIAVVRPSVVVVLGATAAQALLGPAFRVTRERGKIVDSPEFGRVIATVHPSSILRAPDEKARREERKRFVRDLKRVAAAATTPPRR, encoded by the coding sequence ATGCCCGCTCCCGCCGAGACCGCTTCGCCGCTCGTTCCCGCGCGTCCCACGCTCGCGAGCCTGCGCGCCGCCGCAGCGAAGTGCCGCGCGTGCGATCTCTGGAAGAGGGGAACCCAGACCGTCTTCGGCGAGGGCGCGCGCGGCGCACGGGTCCTCTTCGTCGGCGAGCAGCCCGGCGACCAGGAGGATCTGGCGGGACGGCCTTTCGTCGGCCCGTCCGGGCGCCTCCTCGACGAAGCAATGGAGGAGGCGGGAATCGACCGCCGAGCCGCGTACGTCACCAACGCCGTCAAGCACTTCAAGTGGGAGCCCCGCGGCAAGCGCCGCATCCACAAGAAACCGAACGCGAGAGAGATCGCCGCGTGCAAGCCGTGGCTCGCGGCGGAGATTGCGGTCGTGCGCCCCTCCGTCGTCGTAGTACTCGGCGCGACCGCGGCGCAGGCGCTGCTGGGCCCCGCCTTCCGCGTCACCCGGGAGCGCGGGAAGATCGTCGATTCTCCGGAGTTCGGACGCGTGATCGCGACCGTGCATCCGTCCTCGATCCTTCGGGCGCCCGACGAGAAGGCGCGCCGGGAGGAGCGCAAGCGCTTCGTGAGGGATCTGAAGAGGGTCGCGGCTGCCGCGACGACGCCGCCTCGGCGTTGA
- a CDS encoding pyridoxal-phosphate dependent enzyme, with protein sequence MPSFASPGPQPSAGPDAAPAGARRAEAVAGLSLPLIDAAAEALRGRVLRTGLEESPELSEAAGVPVRLKLEFLQKTGSFKIRGAIFQIARLSAADRRRGVVTCSAGNHGKAVAEAARQAAVPATVCVPRSVDTAKLRGIRDRGADVRVSEFTGYDETEDWALGIAAEEGKKFLSAFDDVDVMAANGGTIAAEILEDAPDTGAFVLPVGGGGLAAGLSFFARERDSAAVVVACQHEGSPGLALSLERGEAVTRLPPVETSAGGIEGGIGRLPFEVLRSRVDRVALLSESEIEDAVRWMIDRHGYLVEPSAAVAVAALLTGKTGRLASPVAVVLTGRNVSIDTVRRIVGGAPRERMAP encoded by the coding sequence ATACCTTCGTTCGCTTCCCCCGGTCCACAACCCTCAGCCGGACCCGACGCCGCCCCCGCCGGCGCCCGCCGGGCAGAAGCCGTAGCCGGCCTTTCCCTTCCGCTGATCGACGCGGCCGCGGAGGCTCTCCGCGGCCGCGTTCTCCGGACCGGCCTCGAGGAATCCCCCGAGCTCTCCGAGGCCGCCGGTGTTCCCGTCCGCCTGAAGCTCGAGTTCCTGCAGAAAACCGGCTCCTTCAAGATCCGCGGCGCGATCTTCCAGATCGCCCGGCTCTCCGCGGCGGATCGCCGGCGCGGCGTCGTGACGTGCTCGGCGGGCAATCACGGAAAGGCGGTCGCCGAGGCGGCGCGCCAGGCGGCCGTCCCCGCGACCGTCTGCGTCCCGCGCTCGGTCGACACGGCGAAGCTCCGCGGGATCCGCGATCGCGGCGCGGACGTGCGCGTCTCCGAATTTACCGGCTACGACGAGACCGAAGACTGGGCGCTCGGGATCGCCGCCGAGGAAGGGAAGAAGTTCCTGTCGGCGTTCGACGACGTCGACGTCATGGCGGCCAACGGCGGCACGATCGCCGCCGAGATCCTCGAGGACGCTCCCGACACGGGCGCGTTCGTCCTGCCGGTGGGGGGAGGCGGCCTCGCGGCCGGCCTCTCGTTCTTCGCGCGCGAACGCGATTCCGCGGCGGTCGTCGTCGCGTGCCAGCACGAGGGCTCGCCCGGGCTCGCGCTCTCGCTCGAGCGAGGCGAGGCGGTGACGAGGCTCCCGCCGGTCGAGACTTCCGCCGGCGGGATCGAGGGAGGGATCGGGCGCCTTCCGTTCGAGGTGCTTCGCTCCCGCGTCGACCGCGTCGCTCTCCTGTCGGAGTCCGAGATCGAAGACGCGGTTCGATGGATGATCGACCGTCACGGCTACCTGGTCGAGCCCTCCGCGGCCGTCGCGGTCGCGGCGCTCCTCACCGGGAAGACGGGACGTCTCGCGTCGCCGGTCGCCGTCGTGCTGACGGGACGCAACGTCTCGATCGACACGGTCCGGCGCATCGTCGGGGGCGCCCCCCGTGAGAGAATGGCCCCATGA
- a CDS encoding SIMPL domain-containing protein (The SIMPL domain is named for its presence in mouse protein SIMPL (signalling molecule that associates with mouse pelle-like kinase). Bacterial member BP26, from Brucella, was shown to assemble into a channel-like structure, while YggE from E. coli has been associated with resistance to oxidative stress.), with the protein MRRPAGFSAILLLAAAAAAAPSPAADSPDRPAGRLRTITVSGEGEASGAPDVAVTTLGAEAVARKVGPAVADANARMRAVLDAVKRSGVAGKDIRTTDFSIDFEQNPPPRAEPEAGGRPAGNYRVRNTVQLTIRDLSRASEVLDAAIGAGANAVSGISFTIENPAPLRAKAREAAVADARARAEALARASGVSVGPVVSISEGGSGPVPRPMVARMAMDSAAPPIESGELTERVQIEVVYEIVQREP; encoded by the coding sequence ATGAGACGCCCGGCCGGTTTCTCCGCGATTCTTCTGCTGGCTGCCGCCGCGGCGGCGGCGCCTTCGCCGGCCGCGGATTCCCCCGACCGCCCGGCGGGACGCCTTCGGACGATCACCGTCTCCGGCGAAGGGGAAGCGAGCGGCGCACCGGACGTCGCCGTCACGACGCTCGGCGCCGAGGCGGTCGCCCGGAAGGTCGGCCCGGCCGTCGCCGACGCCAACGCGCGCATGCGGGCGGTGCTCGACGCGGTCAAGCGTTCCGGCGTCGCCGGCAAGGACATCCGGACGACGGACTTCTCGATCGATTTCGAGCAGAACCCGCCTCCGCGCGCCGAGCCGGAGGCCGGCGGCCGCCCGGCCGGCAACTACCGCGTCCGAAACACGGTTCAGCTGACGATCCGGGACCTCTCCCGCGCGAGCGAGGTCCTCGACGCGGCGATCGGCGCCGGCGCCAACGCGGTCTCCGGCATCTCGTTCACGATCGAGAACCCCGCCCCGCTTCGCGCGAAGGCGAGAGAAGCCGCGGTCGCCGACGCCCGCGCGCGTGCCGAGGCGCTCGCCCGGGCGAGCGGCGTCTCCGTCGGACCGGTCGTCTCGATCTCGGAGGGGGGAAGCGGCCCGGTTCCGCGCCCGATGGTCGCCCGGATGGCGATGGACTCGGCGGCGCCGCCGATCGAATCGGGGGAGCTGACGGAGCGCGTCCAGATCGAAGTCGTCTACGAGATCGTTCAGCGCGAACCATAG
- a CDS encoding amidohydrolase family protein has product MRFVRPLVSVLFLAGIAGAAPSPVLLKAGRLVDVAAGKVLADQGVLVEDGRIREVGPFAAVSAHARGAAVVDLSRATVLPGLIDVHTHIGWYFNRQGRLHTEKDGDTPAQSALAAAGNAWATLSGGFTTIQSVGAPEDADLRDAVARGVIPGPRILTSLEPLDETTGPPEKMREVVRERKAQGADLIKIFASKSIRDGGEPTLSREQLDAACGEAKSLGLRTLVHAHSAESMRRAATAGCTQIEHGIFATREVLALMASRGTIFDPQCNLIFRNYLENKAKYLGIENYTEAGFAAMEKAVPLAVAALKLAFSVPGLKMAYGTDAVAGAHGRNVEDLICRVREAGEPPLHAIATATRDSADSLGLGKEIGTIAPGYRADVIAVDGDPSAEIEALRRVVFVMKDGKVYRGAAPATPAK; this is encoded by the coding sequence ATGAGATTCGTCCGCCCGCTCGTCTCCGTCCTGTTCCTCGCCGGCATCGCGGGGGCCGCGCCATCTCCCGTCCTCCTGAAGGCCGGCCGCCTCGTCGACGTCGCCGCGGGCAAGGTCCTCGCCGACCAGGGCGTCCTCGTCGAGGACGGCCGAATCCGCGAGGTCGGCCCGTTTGCGGCGGTCTCGGCGCATGCGCGCGGCGCGGCGGTCGTGGACCTCTCGCGCGCGACCGTGCTTCCCGGGCTGATCGACGTCCACACGCACATCGGCTGGTACTTCAACCGGCAGGGGCGACTGCACACGGAGAAGGACGGGGACACGCCGGCGCAGTCCGCGCTTGCCGCGGCCGGGAACGCCTGGGCGACGCTCTCGGGCGGGTTCACGACGATCCAGAGCGTCGGCGCTCCCGAGGACGCGGATCTCCGGGACGCCGTCGCCCGCGGGGTGATTCCCGGTCCCCGGATCCTGACGTCGCTCGAGCCGCTCGACGAGACGACCGGACCGCCGGAGAAGATGCGCGAGGTCGTGAGGGAACGAAAGGCGCAAGGCGCCGACCTGATCAAGATCTTCGCGTCGAAGAGCATTCGCGACGGCGGGGAGCCGACGCTCTCCCGGGAGCAGCTCGACGCCGCCTGCGGCGAGGCGAAGTCGCTCGGGCTCCGCACGCTCGTCCACGCGCACAGCGCCGAGAGCATGCGGCGCGCGGCGACGGCGGGATGCACGCAGATCGAGCACGGCATCTTCGCCACCCGCGAAGTGCTCGCCCTCATGGCGTCGCGCGGGACGATCTTCGACCCGCAGTGCAATCTCATCTTCCGGAACTACCTCGAGAACAAGGCGAAGTACCTCGGCATCGAGAACTACACCGAGGCGGGCTTCGCGGCGATGGAGAAGGCCGTGCCGCTGGCGGTCGCGGCGCTGAAGCTCGCGTTTTCGGTGCCGGGGCTCAAGATGGCCTACGGCACCGACGCGGTCGCCGGCGCTCATGGCCGGAACGTGGAGGACCTGATCTGCAGGGTCCGGGAGGCCGGCGAGCCGCCGCTCCACGCGATCGCGACCGCGACGCGCGACTCCGCCGACTCCCTCGGGCTCGGGAAGGAGATCGGGACGATCGCGCCCGGCTATCGCGCCGACGTGATCGCGGTCGACGGCGATCCGTCCGCCGAGATCGAGGCTCTGCGCCGCGTCGTCTTCGTGATGAAGGACGGGAAGGTCTACCGCGGAGCGGCGCCGGCAACGCCCGCGAAATAG